A single genomic interval of Zobellia nedashkovskayae harbors:
- a CDS encoding L-threonylcarbamoyladenylate synthase, producing MADFIKIYEENPNPKEIKRVVDVLQKGGLVIYPTDTVYGLGCDITKSRALEKIARIKGIKLAKANFSFICADLSNLSDYVKQIDTATFKILKRALPGPYTFILPGNTNLPKDFKKKKTVGIRVPDNSIAKALVEALGNPIVSTSIRDEDDLLEYTTDPELIFEKWENLVDIVIDGGYGDNVASTIIDLSDGEPRVIREGKGDIDIL from the coding sequence ATGGCAGATTTTATAAAAATATACGAAGAGAATCCAAACCCTAAAGAAATAAAAAGGGTAGTGGATGTGCTGCAGAAAGGTGGTTTAGTTATTTATCCAACAGATACTGTATACGGTTTGGGTTGCGATATTACCAAATCGAGAGCGTTAGAGAAGATAGCCCGGATTAAAGGTATAAAGTTAGCTAAGGCTAATTTTTCTTTTATCTGTGCGGATTTAAGCAATCTCTCTGATTATGTGAAGCAAATAGATACGGCTACTTTTAAAATACTTAAAAGGGCGCTGCCAGGACCTTATACTTTTATTCTCCCTGGTAATACAAACCTACCTAAGGACTTTAAAAAGAAGAAGACCGTAGGTATTAGAGTCCCGGATAATTCTATAGCAAAAGCGCTTGTAGAAGCTCTTGGGAATCCTATAGTGTCAACTTCCATTCGCGATGAAGATGATTTGCTTGAGTATACTACCGATCCTGAACTTATTTTTGAAAAGTGGGAAAACTTGGTAGATATAGTAATTGATGGGGGTTATGGAGATAATGTAGCTTCAACGATAATTGATTTATCTGATGGCGAACCCCGGGTTATTAGAGAGGGTAAAGGAGATATTGATATATTATAA
- the ychF gene encoding redox-regulated ATPase YchF — translation MKAGIVGLPNVGKSTLFNCLSNAKAQSANFPFCTIEPNIGVVNVPDARLQKLEALVDPERVLPATVEIVDIAGLVKGASKGEGLGNQFLGNIRETDAILHVLRCFNDDNIIHVDGSVDPIRDKETIDMELQLKDLETVDKKLDKVKRAAKTGNKEAQKEEAVLLKLKTGLEAGTSVRAIELSKDDREEFVKPLQFITDKPVMYVCNVDEDAAATGNEYVDRVKAAVAQEDAEVVVLAVGTEADITELETYEERQMFLEDLGLEEPGSAKLIRGAYKLLNLETYFTAGVKEVRAWTIPVGATAPQAAGVIHTDFEKGFIRAEVIAYNDYVQFGSEAKVKEAGKMRVEGKEYIVKDGDVMHFRFNV, via the coding sequence ATGAAAGCAGGTATTGTAGGATTGCCAAATGTAGGAAAATCAACTCTTTTCAATTGTCTTTCCAACGCTAAGGCACAAAGTGCCAATTTTCCTTTTTGTACAATAGAGCCTAATATTGGAGTAGTAAATGTTCCAGATGCTAGATTGCAAAAACTAGAGGCTTTGGTAGACCCAGAACGCGTTTTACCTGCAACGGTTGAAATCGTTGATATTGCTGGGTTAGTAAAAGGAGCAAGTAAAGGCGAAGGGTTAGGAAATCAGTTTTTAGGAAATATTCGTGAAACCGATGCTATTTTGCATGTCTTACGTTGCTTTAATGATGATAATATTATTCATGTAGATGGTTCTGTAGACCCAATTAGGGATAAAGAGACCATTGATATGGAATTGCAACTAAAAGACTTAGAAACAGTAGATAAAAAACTGGACAAAGTAAAGCGAGCTGCTAAAACGGGTAATAAAGAAGCCCAAAAAGAAGAAGCTGTTCTTTTGAAGTTGAAAACAGGTTTAGAAGCAGGTACTTCAGTTCGTGCTATTGAATTGTCTAAAGATGATAGAGAAGAATTTGTAAAGCCATTGCAGTTTATTACGGATAAACCTGTAATGTATGTTTGTAATGTAGATGAAGATGCTGCCGCAACAGGAAACGAATATGTTGATAGAGTAAAAGCTGCCGTTGCTCAAGAAGATGCAGAAGTAGTTGTCCTAGCAGTGGGCACAGAAGCAGATATTACGGAATTAGAAACTTACGAAGAACGTCAAATGTTTTTGGAAGATCTTGGTTTAGAAGAACCGGGTTCTGCTAAATTAATTCGCGGTGCTTATAAATTATTAAATTTAGAAACATATTTCACAGCTGGTGTAAAGGAAGTACGCGCTTGGACTATTCCTGTTGGTGCAACTGCTCCACAGGCCGCTGGTGTAATTCATACGGATTTTGAGAAAGGCTTTATTCGTGCCGAGGTTATTGCTTATAATGACTATGTGCAATTTGGTAGCGAGGCTAAGGTGAAGGAAGCTGGTAAAATGCGTGTAGAAGGTAAAGAGTACATTGTTAAAGATGGCGATGTTATGCACTTTAGATTCAACGTATAG
- a CDS encoding ATP-dependent helicase: protein MKNFIDELNDAQRAPVLHKDGPLMVIAGAGSGKTRVLTYRIAYLMQQGVDPFNILALTFTNKAAREMKERIAKIAGKSETKNLWMGTFHSVFAKLLRFDGDKLGFPSNFTIYDTQDSQRLLASIIKEMGLDKDIYKYKQVQNRISSFKNSLITVKAYLKDPDLVEADAMAKKPRMGEIYQNYVDRCFKAGAMDFDDLLLRTNELLNRFPEVLAKYQDRFRYILVDEYQDTNHSQYLIVKALADRFHNICVVGDDAQSIYSFRGANISNILNFQKDYDNVGMYRLEQNYRSTRNIVNAANSIIAKNKEQLEKIVWTSNDDGSSIKIHRSTTDAEEGRFVAGSIWDHKMNEQLGNGEFAILYRTNSQSRAMEDALRKRDIPYRIYGGLSFYQRKEIKDVLSYLRLVINPKDEEALKRIINFPTRGIGQTTLDKLTVAANHYNRSIFEVIQNLDKINLKINSGTQRKLQDFTTMIQSFQIMNQTADAFVMAEHVAKKSGILLEFKKDGTPEGIGKMENIEELLNGIKDFVEGQVEIADATGSIGEFLEDVALATDLDNDKGDDDRVALMTIHLAKGLEFPYVYIVGMEEDLFPSGMSMNTRSELEEERRLFYVALTRAEKQAYLTYTQNRYRWGKLIDAEPSRFLEEIDEKYVENLTPIDTGYRYKPLVDNDIFGEIDKSRLRQGKPTKGTPPPSSKKPNEGQLRKLRKLKPELATPIGNTNMVDPNLAEGSIINHTRFGRGKVIKIEGVGNDRKAEIQFVKGDIKKLLLRFAKLEVIS, encoded by the coding sequence TTGAAGAATTTCATAGATGAATTGAACGATGCCCAAAGAGCACCCGTTCTACACAAAGATGGACCGTTAATGGTTATCGCAGGAGCTGGCTCAGGCAAAACAAGGGTTCTTACCTATCGTATCGCGTATTTAATGCAGCAAGGTGTTGATCCTTTTAATATCCTGGCATTAACCTTTACCAATAAGGCAGCGCGTGAAATGAAAGAACGTATTGCCAAGATAGCAGGGAAGTCGGAGACTAAAAACCTTTGGATGGGTACGTTCCACTCCGTTTTTGCCAAGTTACTCCGGTTTGATGGCGATAAACTGGGTTTTCCTAGCAATTTCACTATTTACGATACGCAAGATTCGCAACGGCTATTAGCTTCCATTATAAAGGAAATGGGTCTTGATAAGGATATTTACAAGTATAAACAGGTACAAAATCGTATCTCGTCATTTAAAAACAGTTTAATAACCGTTAAAGCTTATTTGAAAGACCCTGATTTGGTAGAGGCAGATGCTATGGCCAAAAAACCCAGAATGGGAGAAATATACCAAAACTATGTGGATCGCTGTTTTAAAGCGGGCGCTATGGATTTTGATGACCTTCTACTTCGTACGAACGAACTTTTAAATCGTTTTCCTGAAGTATTAGCTAAGTATCAAGATAGGTTCCGCTACATTTTGGTAGATGAGTACCAAGATACCAACCACTCGCAATATCTTATTGTAAAAGCACTAGCAGACCGTTTTCATAACATTTGTGTGGTGGGTGATGATGCACAGAGTATTTATTCGTTTCGCGGGGCGAATATTAGTAACATTTTAAACTTTCAGAAAGATTATGATAATGTGGGCATGTATCGCTTAGAGCAAAATTATAGATCCACAAGAAATATAGTAAATGCGGCAAACTCAATTATCGCAAAGAATAAAGAGCAGCTAGAGAAAATAGTTTGGACATCAAATGATGACGGTTCAAGCATTAAGATACATCGAAGTACAACTGATGCCGAAGAAGGTAGGTTTGTGGCTGGTTCCATTTGGGACCATAAGATGAACGAGCAATTGGGTAACGGTGAATTTGCCATACTCTATCGTACCAACTCGCAATCACGTGCTATGGAAGACGCGTTACGAAAGCGTGATATTCCTTATCGTATTTACGGTGGACTTTCTTTTTATCAGCGAAAAGAGATAAAAGATGTGTTGAGTTATTTGCGTTTGGTCATTAATCCTAAGGATGAAGAAGCACTTAAGCGAATAATCAATTTTCCTACAAGGGGTATCGGTCAAACTACTTTGGATAAATTAACGGTTGCCGCCAACCATTATAACCGTTCCATTTTTGAGGTGATTCAGAATCTTGATAAAATTAATCTGAAAATCAATAGTGGTACGCAACGAAAGCTACAGGACTTTACTACTATGATACAAAGTTTTCAGATCATGAACCAAACTGCGGATGCTTTTGTCATGGCTGAACATGTGGCCAAGAAATCGGGTATTCTTTTAGAGTTTAAAAAAGATGGAACTCCAGAAGGTATTGGTAAAATGGAGAATATCGAAGAGCTACTTAACGGTATTAAAGATTTTGTAGAAGGACAGGTGGAAATTGCCGATGCTACAGGAAGCATAGGTGAATTTCTTGAAGATGTGGCCTTGGCAACAGATTTAGACAATGATAAAGGAGATGATGACCGTGTTGCCCTTATGACCATTCACTTGGCTAAGGGACTTGAATTCCCATACGTTTATATCGTGGGTATGGAAGAAGATTTATTCCCTTCGGGAATGAGTATGAACACCCGGAGCGAACTGGAGGAGGAGCGAAGGTTATTCTACGTGGCTCTTACACGTGCAGAAAAACAGGCATATCTTACTTATACTCAAAATAGATACCGATGGGGTAAATTGATAGACGCAGAACCTAGTCGGTTTTTAGAGGAAATAGATGAGAAGTATGTAGAGAATCTCACTCCAATCGATACAGGTTACCGTTACAAACCACTGGTGGATAACGATATTTTCGGAGAAATTGATAAAAGTAGGTTGCGGCAAGGTAAACCTACCAAAGGAACACCACCACCTAGTAGTAAAAAACCTAACGAAGGTCAACTTAGGAAACTTAGGAAATTAAAACCTGAACTGGCTACTCCTATTGGGAATACCAATATGGTAGACCCAAATTTAGCGGAGGGTAGTATCATAAACCATACTCGTTTTGGTCGTGGAAAAGTAATTAAAATAGAAGGAGTAGGGAATGATAGAAAAGCAGAAATTCAGTTTGTAAAAGGAGATATAAAAAAACTCTTGCTTCGTTTTGCTAAGCTGGAGGTCATTTCGTAA